GGTTTACAGCGAATTTTTCCTGCTCGGTGTAGATGATGAATTTGCTGTCTGCTGTCCATCCTATGAGCTGTGGCTCTAGATCGTAAGTGCCCGTTTCGTCGCACATGATCTCCGCTCCTGTCGCGTCGGCGGCAGTGACGCACACGCGCCACGCCTGCGACCAGACCATGTATCGTTTGTCGATCTGCACGAAAGCCAGGAGACGACCGTCTGGAGAGTAGTGAGGTTGAAACGCGGAAGCGTCTTCGCCAATCACCGGAACAACAAGCGGTGACGATTTCTTATAAATTGACGACACGTTCAGCAGAGAAATTCCCAAAGACATCCAGTCATTAGCATAGGTCGTATTTGTAGTCGTAAATGCGAGAAATTCTCCGTTTGGAAGCCAGACGAACTGGGATCCGTGCGGCCAGCAGGATATTAGCCAAGGAGGAAACCCCACGCTCATCTCCATAGACAAGCACTCGACGTTGATCGGATACGTAGTCGAATTGGCGAGGCACAGGACGTGCCCTAACGTCTTCGGTACGccatttatgacgtcaatgatgacgtcgtcgttcactTCCCGACGATGTGACGTAGGATTGTAGACGTGGTCGACGCTAAAGGCAAACATATTTTCACTTCCGGACCACGTGTAGTAAAGAATTGGTTTCGGAGTCGAATCGGGAAATTTCAACTCAAGCATCTCGGGCGCGGCGAATGTTTCGCCAGAAAGCTGCGCTGTCCACAACGCGCCTtgcgagagaaagacgattttttcgacgttcttGCTTGGAATCCACGCGGGAAGGGTGCAGCCGTTCTCCGTGCAGAATTTCGTTACGTTCGACGCGATGTTGTCGCCCGGTTCGAAAGAGAGCGTTCTTCGATCTGATGCAGCGTCTTTTCGCGGTGGAAGATGCTGTATTTCCAAGCGAGTTTCGTACGAAGCGCTGTCGTTTACGAAAACGAGATCGGTGACGGTATAGAGGCAAAGAGAGCCGCCGGCGTTCAGCTGCACGTCGGCGACAGTACGAACGTTGAGTTGGGACAGCGTCGTCCACGCTCCTACCAACAGAGACTCCGAGATAAGCAAGAGAACGAGTGCAAGCATCGCGGTAATTTTAACGGCCGGGAGTCTATGTCCACGCCCCCTATACTGGTTGCTCGGTTACGCGCGTACTGCAGGTCCACTTGTGATCAACTTGTTTTCAACTTAGATACTTCTCATTAGCACCAGAAACGGACAGCATGGATCCAACGCAATAAACTTTTAGAGTAGTTACGCCATCAAAGTTTCACTGAGCTTCCGACGAAACGAACTCCAAGGCCCCTTCTTTATCCCACTCCGAAATGGAACTTACTTTGTTACGCGAATACACTCCAAACACTTTGTCAGCGACTTCAATCATTTCGGGATGAAAGGTCGACGTAATGAACTGGGCTTCGTCAGAGATCGTCCTTATCACGTCTACGCAAAAGGGCGTCTGTCTgctgagaagaagaacgcgGAACAGTTTACCCACCTGCAACTGCGCTGCGATAGTGGGGATCCAAGaaagcgtcgatttcgtcgaagagaTAAAAAGGACCGGGATCGCATTTTTGCACGGAGAAAATAAATGCGAGTGCGACAACCGTCTTTTGACCTCCAGACAGCTGCTGCATCTCGCGCAAGTCGGCACCCCGGCCACTAAACGACACCTAAACAAGAAAAGGATGTTGATTAACCTCCTCCTGAGGAAGGAACTGTCGTTGATTGCTTGTCGCCCCCGTTTTATATTACAGTACGTCCGTCCCGTGTTCTTCCTACCTGAATTCCTACGCCTTCGAGGAAGTCCGCGTATCGCTGAGATGGAGTACTTATACCAGATATAGTCGGCGTAGAGCTAAGCTcctgagagagagagagaaaaaattccctTGTCGCGTATTTCGCAAGAGGGGACCCGAGTTATACCGTTGGGTCTTTCTGATGCAAGCAGAGTTGCCCGTGACCGCCGGTCAACTTTTGAAACGTTTCTTCAAAATGGCTTGCAACctcacaaaaaaaaagagcgcGCTCCATGCAACCGGTTGCCGAAATTTTAGACTCCCGCCAATCAACCTGTTTGAACGtgaattcgattttctcgtctttttcgttcgCCAGCGATTCCATGAGCGTCTGTATCCTCTCCAGTTCCTGATTGGCTTCTTCTAGATCCCGCTCGCGTGCGGCCAACTCTTCGACGACCTTATTGTACTGGTCCAAAGCGCGCATATTGACGCCGCTCGTCTGCTTCAGTTCAGCACTGCACCTCTGAAAGTCTCTTTGTAGCTAAAACGAAGAGATAGACGCATAACACTTATTACGTCTCATCGCGCGTCTTTCGAACTGACCGTGCCCAAGTCGACGTTCTGATAGCTCGTATAGGCCTCCGTCGGCAAAGAGCCGAGAGCGTTGATCTTCTGAGAGCATTCGCGAATCTAgtagaaagcgaaagcgataaaatcaatttttcaaCGTAATACCGGCCGAACCTGCTTACGCAGGAAACGTTAGTAAGACAATACCCCACCCCCACCACATGTCCTCCCCGGGAAAAACCGGTGGGTATAAGGGACTTTCCCACGCCCACGTGCCAACCGTCCGTCCGTCCGTTCGCACGAACGTTCTCGCACCTTTTCTTGGAGCGCGAGTAGTCGCGCTGTTCTCTTCTCCGCCTTTCTCCGTTCCTCGTTGAGACGCTTCACgcgctcgtcttcgacttCCTGCAAAAGTCGAAGGAAGTAAACGAGACTTCCGACTGACGGCGCACTTCCGTCTTCCTGCTCACCTTCAAATCGTCCAGAGCCAGTTGTTTTGCTTCCGTTTCCTTTTCGGCTTCTTCCCGCTTCTTTTCCATGGCTGCGAATAAATTTGGAAACGTAATTATTCGCCCTTTTATTGTCGCGTCTTGTGTACCGTTGATGAGACTGCCAATGGTCTGCTCTTCGTCGTGTTTGCTctgcatttcttcttcgagcTCTCTCACATTGTTTTCCCAGTCGTCGTAGTCCATTTGACCATCATCAAGTGACtataaagagagaaagaattttttgGGGCCGCCAAGCACAACAGATACTAAACTGTGAAGCTAAGTATAGCGAAAACCACTTCCCTAACAACGAATCTGATAGAGACGGGCGAggttataaataaataaatacccTAAATGAGCTAAAAAAAGGCAACCCCCTCCCGACTAACCATATCCAAAtcttgttttctcttctcaagATTGCGCTCTAATAGTTGCGAAAGCTCCGTCCTTTCGGCTTCGATCTGAGAAAAACCAAAAGTGCGGCCTACGTGCGACACACGAGGTCTTTTTTTGTACTCTGCTTCGTTCCCTCATGACTCTCTGCACTTCCTGTCGAAGTTTCTGCACGTCGGATACCAACTCGTCCATCTACAGCGGAAACAGAGGGGGGACAGCGTGACAAAAGACGCGCTATACGCGGCGGCTCTACGCACTCTTCTCCTCTCGGCAGGCGAGAGTCCGCCAAGGAAAttgcttctcttttcttcttctaaaagCCTGATGCTCTCGCGATTCCTATTCACTTTTCTTTCCGTATTGAGAAGCATTTCAGTCTAGCACGAAGAATTCCAAAGAAAACTATAAAAATCCCGCCGCCCTCTTACCGTGTCCTCCAACATTTTTTCCAAGGATTTTATCTCGTTTTCCAGCTGCACGggtttcgtcttcgttcgctCGTACGTAGCCCTTCATCCAATGCGCTTTAGCAAGGAACTTCGTCGAATTCACCGATCGTACCTGTAACTTTCCAATGTAGTTTGAAACTGAGCGATTGTCGCCTTTTTCTGTCGAATCTCCACGTCGACGCGTGCAAAGTCAACGagtcaaaaaaaaatcaaaaacaatAATTATCATTCGAGAAATAGTAGTCAACAAAAAGGATATGATTGAATTCCTCCTTCGCAGCAGCCAAGTCTTCCTGAACGACGATCTGTCTCTTTCGCGCGTCGGCAATGAGACTGACGCTCTTCATACGAGACCTTTCCTTTTGCACATAGCCTCCCGATATAGGCCCCTTAGGCCTCACAAGATcacctagagaaaaaagagagagagagcgtaCTGTATCGTGAGTTGTCTCTCAATCCGCGGTCCCCCCACCTTCCACAGTGACGCAAGTGAAACGATCCGATTTGCTCGATCTGCTCAAgcgaatcgcgtcgtcgatgctCTGACAGAGCAGCACGTGCCCGAAGATCTGACGCAGAACGCCggcgaaagcgtcgtcggtcgtctTCACGTGTTCAACAAGCGGAGTGGCCTAGGAAGACTATCGTTGAACCCCCTACCGCCAATTATTGACCAATCTATTTCAAACCTTTGGATCGTTCGGAAAATTGGCCGCGCTCGGGTTGACCGTTTCGAGCGGAAGAAAGGTGAGCTCGCCGGGATAAGCGCGCGAGTTCTCCGCCATGATGTTAACGATGTTCAACGCCGTGTCCAActtatcgacgacgacgtgaaacagtctgaaaagaaagacgtaaTAGTTGacttaattttttctccccCTCTTGATCGATCTCACTTGTTTCCAGCTGCGACGTCGATGGGAGTAAAATACGCCGGCGACGCGCTGATGAAATCGATGAGAGGACCGTAGACGCCGTCGTTTGGGTGATCGGCGAGAATCTTATTCAAAGAACTGAGTCCCTGTGCTACCGCCTAGATAgtaaatgtttttttttgaattttcgacggcgagagtTTCTCTGCTTTTCCTTGCCTTTGGCATGAGACTTTTGTGCTTTTCTTCGAGTTCGGTTAGATAGCGACTCGCTTGTTCGAATTCGTGCTCTTTCTGTTTCACTTCGTCCCACAGTCTCCTAAGAGCTCAGggttcaattttttttccataTCGTTGTTGACATCGTTTTCACCTTTTCTCCGCTTCCAGTCTGTCGCAGTCTCGTTTCATCTCGAATCTTCGTTTGCTTTCGGCGGAGAAGTCGGACATTACGGACGTGACGCTCGCCTTGCATTCCTACTCTCAAAAAAAGTCATAATATCTCGTTCTGTTGCGCAATCTCATTTCCAAGCCTGCCTCTTtagcttttctctttttcgccaattccttctctttcgcttGTATGTCCTCTCGCAATTCCAACGCTTGAGTCGCCAAGTTATCGCTCATCTTTCGCAATTTCATAAGTTCCTGCGAGAAAAGGAAccccacgtcgtcgtcacgacgtcactttctcCGCCAGTGTGGGCTGATACCTGTCTGATCCACGCGtccctttctctttgacTGGAAAAGCGTTCCCTGTGGCCTTCTTTGGCTAGCAGCGCCGCTTGCTCTTGTTCACAGGCACTCAATCTGAATCTCTGAAGTTGCGATACCTTTCTTTTGCCCCTCGATTTATTCTCTACCTTTCTCTCAATTCGGCTTCCTCGCGCTTCAGTTTAGTGAACTGGGGTTCCAATCTCTTCTCCATCGTCGCAGTCGTTTctttaattttctcttcaacagATTTTCTCTCGTTCGAACGCCTCGCCTTAAAAACTCCTCTATCTCCCGTTCCTAGTGTAAGAACTCTCGGGTTTTATTTTCCTACTCTCGCactctcctcttcctcgcaCTTCGTCCTCAAATCCGAAATGAGATACTGGCACTCGGATCGGCGTTCAATCGCTTGCCGAAGCTGATCTTTCAAGCTCTTGATATGATCCTCGTAGTATTGAACCCGATTGcgttcctctttctctttcctttccatcgcctaaaaaaaaaagaatatatAAAGTATTAAAGGTAAGTCTAGCCAACTTCAATTTGGCCTCGTATCTCCTGAAGGCCGTCCGCCAAAGTATTCAATTCATCGGCAACGGTGGCTTCCTGATACTGCAACAACAAAAATTCTACTGTGCAGACACTCTCTCCCCCCAAgtctccttctctctctttactCTTTGTAATTTGTCTTGAGCCAGTCTGGATTCCTTTTCCAATATACCGTATTCAAGAGACCTAGACAATAGAGTGTCTACGTCCTCATAAAGAACATTACGCGATTTCGTTCTACCGCTTAGTTTTATCCAATTTTTGATATGCTTCCAATTCCGATTTTTCGTCCTCCAAAGTCGCCAAGTGATCTTTTAATTCGTTGACCAATCCTACGGCTTTTTGCTTATGGAGAGCTGCGCAATAATTACGCCATTTCATCCCCATCGTCCCTTCGGACAATTCACCGACCGTCTTTTTCCAATATAGTCGTGCTCTCGCGCATgcgttcgtcgaacgtttTCGCTCCAGcaacgtcgagaagaagacgaagacgaaacgcgtCACTTGCAGTAGCAAGTTGAGCAACCTACagagaaaaatatatatattcaaCATACCAAAGCAGAATCCTTCAACGCACTTTTCCCTGTTTCACAATATAATACGGATTATTTCGCGAGAATCCGGCTGCTTCCAGGAGATTCTTAATTTGAATTTGCCTTAATCATAGACTATTTTTATAACGTGTTTTATGGCTTGTGTTTATTGTTTACGGCCGATGTTTTCCGTTCACGTAGTACATGTCTTTTCCCGGGGAAATTTCCCGCTttatgacgacgtcggaaaCGTCTCGCCTGCGGCCTTCGACCTTGCAACAAAAACGGATATTATGTACGTGAGCGGACAAATACCCGGTAAAATTGAGTGCCATCTCACCGGAAGTCgaccgtcttcgttttcaaatgTAATTTCGACGTAAGCACTAAGTATTTGCCTTTCACCAGAACCGTCCTacaaaaaatatatataagtATCCTGACTTGGAATAATAGACTGTGAATACTAACGTTTAGAAGGAGATGACGTTGTTCTTCTGTTAGTCTCGAATATTCGTCGCTCAGTACGAATGCGATGGCTGTTTTGTGTAATTCGGTTCAAAATCGGCGTCGCAATAAAAGTGGATCTCTTACCTGAAAAGAAGTTGCTCTTTCCTGTCCCATTTCTTCCGACTGAGAGAAGGGAGCGAGTTGCAGAGAATTGAATGGAGCTATCGAAGAATTACCAAACACGTTGTTCTTTTCGTGAAGTGGATGAACGACGGTACGGTTTCTGTAGCTCCGAAAGCCTTCGATAACGACctgaagagaacgacggaCGCTCCTAAGAGAAGCGATGCAACAGAACATCGAAGCGTGCCTGTTTGATATGCATGAGGTCGGTGGAAACGAAGGACGGAGGTTAGACGAGGAGAATCGCTGAAGGCGCGTGAAATGACGACTTCCCGTATTAACGCCCGCGCGCCTCCTCCGGACGATCCCGTCATTTTGCGTCACGCTTCCGATGATCTAACCATAGATCTATGATCTAACAAAATTCAAGATCACTCGTGATGATTGCGCAATTTCCCCAATGCTATAAAGTCACTGCCTAAAACATACTTTCTTCAGTTAGCGCACACGTACATTACACGCGTTTGCCGCGTGTAACCAGGGAAATTTCGTGACGTAGCTGTACGTAGGGCGCTTGCGTGAACGCCTCTCAAAAGTACGCATCAGTGTACTGTACTCATAAAACAGTCGAAAGTCACGGCCAATGTCTTCGATCGAACTCATATCTgcagacggcgacggcggtggGGGAATCTCAAACAGCAGCGATGAGTCGCCTGATTCGATCAAGgctcgcgacgcgacgaaacggctcGCGCTCCTTTTTCACGAAAAGCAAACGGAA
The Oscarella lobularis chromosome 3, ooOscLobu1.1, whole genome shotgun sequence DNA segment above includes these coding regions:
- the LOC136185176 gene encoding structural maintenance of chromosomes protein 3-like, which produces MHIKQVVIEGFRSYRNRTVVHPLHEKNNVFVGRNGTGKSNFFSAIAFVLSDEYSRLTEEQRHLLLNDGSGERQILSAYVEITFENEDGRLPVEGRRRDVSDVVIKREISPGKDMYYVNGKHRPQIQIKNLLEAAGFSRNNPYYIVKQGKVAQLATASDAFRLRLLLDVAGAKTFDERMRESTTILEKDALHKQKAVGLVNELKDHLATLEDEKSELEAYQKLDKTKRSLEYGILEKESRLAQDKLQRYQEATVADELNTLADGLQEIRGQIEAMERKEKEERNRVQYYEDHIKSLKDQLRQAIERRSECQYLISDLRTKCEEEESARARRSNERKSVEEKIKETTATMEKRLEPQFTKLKREEAELRERLSACEQEQAALLAKEGHRERFSSQRERDAWIRQELMKLRKMSDNLATQALELREDIQAKEKELAKKRKAKEECKASVTSVMSDFSAESKRRFEMKRDCDRLEAEKRRLWDEVKQKEHEFEQASRYLTELEEKHKSLMPKAVAQGLSSLNKILADHPNDGVYGPLIDFISASPAYFTPIDVAAGNKLFHVVVDKLDTALNIVNIMAENSRAYPGELTFLPLETVNPSAANFPNDPKATPLVEHVKTTDDAFAGVLRQIFGHVLLCQSIDDAIRLSRSSKSDRFTCVTVEGDLVRPKGPISGGYVQKERSRMKSVSLIADARKRQIVVQEDLAAAKEEFNRVDVEIRQKKATIAQFQTTLESYRATYERTKTKPVQLENEIKSLEKMLEDTTEMLLNTERKVNRNRESIRLLEEEKRSNFLGGLSPAERRRMDELVSDVQKLRQEVQRVMRERSRIEAERTELSQLLERNLEKRKQDLDMSLDDGQMDYDDWENNVRELEEEMQSKHDEEQTIGSLINAMEKKREEAEKETEAKQLALDDLKEVEDERVKRLNEERRKAEKRTARLLALQEKIRECSQKINALGSLPTEAYTSYQNVDLGTLQRDFQRCSAELKQTSGVNMRALDQYNKVVEELAARERDLEEANQELERIQTLMESLANEKDEKIEFTFKQVASHFEETFQKLTGGHGQLCLHQKDPTELSSTPTISGISTPSQRYADFLEGVGIQVSFSGRGADLREMQQLSGGQKTVVALAFIFSVQKCDPGPFYLFDEIDAFLDPHYRSAVADVIRTISDEAQFITSTFHPEMIEVADKVFGVYSRNKVSSISEWDKEGALEFVSSEAQ